In Stenotrophomonas sp. 610A2, one DNA window encodes the following:
- a CDS encoding lysis system i-spanin subunit Rz has protein sequence MNRVHILAGLLLFLAGCLFGREWRDRSADIAAGKEEVKQLTSQVLAEQGVRALEQTKGQELAKIGAKHEQDREAAEAVPAAVVADLRAGNLQLRRQWAACETNRVSESAAGIAERDALAELRAKDQGDLVRIGRDADDQVKACQASVRVGG, from the coding sequence ATGAACAGGGTGCACATTCTCGCAGGCCTGCTGCTGTTCCTCGCTGGTTGCCTGTTCGGCCGGGAATGGCGGGATCGCAGCGCAGACATCGCCGCGGGCAAGGAGGAAGTGAAGCAACTCACCAGCCAGGTGCTGGCAGAGCAGGGCGTCCGCGCGCTGGAACAGACCAAGGGCCAGGAGCTGGCCAAGATCGGAGCGAAGCATGAACAAGACCGGGAAGCGGCCGAGGCCGTCCCTGCTGCTGTTGTTGCTGACCTGCGTGCTGGCAACCTCCAGTTGCGCCGGCAGTGGGCAGCGTGTGAAACCAACCGTGTGTCCGAGTCCGCAGCCGGCATCGCCGAACGTGATGCGCTCGCCGAACTACGAGCAAAGGATCAGGGCGATCTTGTTCGAATCGGAAGAGACGCAGACGACCAGGTTAAGGCCTGCCAAGCCTCAGTAAGGGTTGGAGGCTGA
- a CDS encoding DUF1064 domain-containing protein has product MRRSKSGNHLALGRLKTGQLNKTEQAYADRLRALEQAGQILWHKFEGIKLRLADNTFYTPDFAVLAADGVMELHEVKGFWQDDARAKIKIAAAMFPFRFFAVKVKAKREGGGWDVEEF; this is encoded by the coding sequence ATGAGGCGAAGCAAGAGTGGCAACCACTTGGCGCTTGGACGGCTCAAGACAGGGCAGCTCAACAAGACAGAGCAAGCGTATGCCGACCGGTTGCGCGCGTTGGAGCAGGCCGGGCAGATCCTCTGGCACAAGTTCGAAGGCATCAAGCTGCGCCTCGCGGACAACACGTTCTACACCCCTGACTTTGCGGTGCTGGCCGCGGACGGAGTGATGGAGCTGCATGAGGTAAAGGGGTTCTGGCAGGACGATGCCAGGGCCAAGATCAAGATCGCGGCGGCCATGTTTCCGTTTCGGTTCTTTGCCGTGAAGGTGAAGGCGAAGCGGGAGGGCGGCGGCTGGGATGTAGAGGAATTCTGA
- a CDS encoding HNH endonuclease, protein MAPVYEPPGQQPPSYGNGRGGRPWRRLRDAVLRRDCYLCQCQDCKALGLPLLADEVDHIVPLAEGGTDAESNLQAMNRDCHAKKTAQEAARGVRRRVESDSAQGAR, encoded by the coding sequence ATGGCCCCCGTCTACGAGCCGCCCGGCCAGCAGCCCCCAAGCTATGGGAACGGGAGAGGCGGCAGACCGTGGCGCAGGCTCCGTGACGCGGTCCTCAGGCGCGACTGCTACCTGTGCCAGTGTCAGGACTGCAAGGCCCTTGGACTTCCATTGTTGGCCGATGAGGTCGATCACATCGTCCCCCTAGCCGAAGGCGGAACGGACGCAGAGAGCAACCTGCAGGCCATGAACCGCGACTGCCACGCCAAGAAGACGGCGCAAGAGGCGGCGCGCGGCGTGAGGCGGCGAGTGGAATCCGATTCCGCCCAAGGCGCTCGATAG
- a CDS encoding P27 family phage terminase small subunit, with product MARPRKPTSLKVVAGTDRPDRDPAPAADLPLVEDVPPPPDWLPNAHARKEWERLAPILHANKLLTEAGLSALGQLCVLHGKTVQLYAAGEAPVASMVAQLRGLMNDFGLTPVAQGKVKPNGATEKPGNKFGQLGQPGAR from the coding sequence ATGGCCCGTCCCCGCAAGCCGACATCGCTGAAAGTGGTGGCCGGCACGGATCGGCCGGACCGTGATCCGGCGCCTGCCGCCGATCTTCCTCTGGTCGAAGACGTACCGCCGCCGCCCGACTGGCTCCCAAATGCGCACGCGCGCAAGGAGTGGGAGCGGTTAGCCCCGATTCTCCACGCCAACAAGTTGCTGACGGAGGCAGGTCTATCTGCCCTGGGACAGCTGTGTGTCCTGCATGGAAAAACTGTTCAGCTCTATGCCGCAGGTGAAGCGCCGGTTGCATCGATGGTTGCTCAGTTACGTGGACTGATGAATGACTTCGGGCTGACCCCCGTTGCACAAGGGAAGGTGAAGCCCAATGGCGCCACGGAAAAGCCCGGCAACAAGTTCGGGCAACTCGGCCAGCCAGGCGCCCGGTGA
- a CDS encoding terminase large subunit — MAPRKSPATSSGNSASQAPGDYVGIALAYAEDAAVNKGKRYGRLIQLAAKRFKNDLKRGKKKGAPFYFSPAHANHVCAWIELLPHVEGKWETPEIRLHASHVFFLVQLFGFRKRDGNRRFTSALFAVARKNAKSTLAAAILLYCECCEDEEGAQVISAATTYSQASIIFNVAKRMVEKTPDLREQYGLETWAKSISRVEIGASFKPVHAKASTQDGLNPSHVGLDEIHAHKTPDLLNVLQSAAGARANPLWLFTTTEGYTNPGPWAEIRQFAKQLLEGVFKDTADHYLAVFYAVDKDDRDFDESSWFKANPLMDVNPKLLDAIRKESVEAKAMPSKLAEFQIKRLNRPASQANGFILLPKWKKCAGLVDLDRLRDIPCWGGLDLASTTDLTSMRLVWRVEDRILTWGRRWVPEEAVKSRGERGTVPYPGWVAAGHMEQTEGEVTDYSVIEAAILDVKERFNLQAMAFDRWNATEMVSRLVKAEVPMVEFIQGPKSYHPAIREMEMAYVAGRLVYAEDPVLTWCASNLVVRRDQNLNMAPDKRKSPEKIDDMTALLMAIGLSMPADSNEDGSMDDWLNDPVRNAR; from the coding sequence ATGGCGCCACGGAAAAGCCCGGCAACAAGTTCGGGCAACTCGGCCAGCCAGGCGCCCGGTGATTACGTTGGCATTGCTCTTGCGTATGCCGAAGACGCCGCTGTCAACAAAGGCAAGCGCTATGGTCGGCTGATCCAGCTTGCGGCAAAGCGGTTCAAAAATGATCTGAAGCGTGGAAAGAAGAAAGGAGCCCCGTTCTACTTTTCGCCAGCGCATGCAAACCACGTTTGTGCCTGGATCGAGCTGCTGCCTCATGTGGAGGGAAAGTGGGAAACACCGGAGATCCGGCTGCATGCCTCCCACGTGTTTTTCCTCGTTCAGCTATTTGGCTTCCGCAAGCGCGACGGGAATCGGCGTTTCACCTCTGCGCTGTTTGCTGTTGCACGAAAGAATGCCAAGTCAACGCTAGCGGCAGCGATCTTGCTGTACTGCGAATGCTGCGAGGATGAGGAGGGGGCGCAAGTAATCTCCGCCGCCACGACTTACTCGCAGGCTTCGATCATCTTCAACGTCGCAAAGCGAATGGTGGAAAAGACCCCGGATCTGCGCGAGCAGTACGGATTGGAGACCTGGGCTAAGTCCATCAGCCGAGTGGAGATCGGCGCCAGTTTCAAGCCAGTGCATGCAAAAGCCAGCACTCAGGATGGTTTGAATCCTTCGCACGTGGGCCTAGATGAGATCCACGCGCACAAGACGCCTGATCTGCTTAACGTTCTGCAGTCGGCTGCTGGTGCGCGCGCTAATCCACTTTGGTTGTTCACCACGACCGAGGGCTACACCAACCCTGGACCTTGGGCTGAAATACGTCAGTTCGCCAAGCAGCTGCTGGAAGGAGTCTTCAAGGACACCGCAGATCACTATCTCGCAGTGTTCTACGCGGTGGATAAGGACGATAGGGACTTCGACGAGTCGTCTTGGTTCAAAGCCAATCCGCTCATGGACGTTAATCCCAAGCTCCTGGACGCGATCCGAAAGGAATCCGTCGAAGCCAAGGCGATGCCGTCGAAGCTGGCCGAGTTTCAGATCAAACGGCTGAACCGCCCAGCATCGCAGGCGAACGGATTCATTCTTCTGCCGAAATGGAAGAAGTGTGCAGGGCTGGTGGACTTAGATCGACTGCGAGATATCCCATGTTGGGGCGGTCTGGATCTGGCAAGTACCACCGATTTGACCTCCATGAGGCTCGTCTGGCGGGTTGAAGACCGAATCCTCACGTGGGGGAGGAGATGGGTGCCAGAAGAGGCAGTTAAATCGCGCGGGGAGCGCGGGACGGTTCCATATCCGGGTTGGGTTGCCGCCGGTCATATGGAACAGACCGAAGGAGAAGTGACCGACTACTCCGTGATTGAAGCAGCGATTCTGGATGTCAAGGAGCGCTTCAATCTCCAGGCAATGGCCTTTGACCGATGGAATGCGACAGAGATGGTCAGTCGCCTGGTGAAGGCTGAAGTTCCGATGGTGGAGTTCATTCAAGGCCCGAAGTCCTACCACCCCGCCATTCGCGAAATGGAAATGGCGTATGTCGCGGGGAGGCTGGTCTACGCGGAAGACCCAGTGCTGACCTGGTGTGCCTCCAACCTTGTTGTGCGAAGGGATCAGAATTTGAACATGGCGCCGGACAAGCGCAAGTCGCCTGAAAAGATCGATGACATGACAGCTCTCCTTATGGCGATCGGCCTAAGTATGCCGGCGGACTCCAACGAGGACGGAAGTATGGATGACTGGCTAAACGACCCCGTGAGGAATGCAAGGTGA
- a CDS encoding phage portal protein, translating to MKRNQPRTGIMGRIAASIDGWVRSFTTRDEELYVDREMVSESGVSVTPRAVLQVDAVWACVRLISETIATLPLSIYERTSSGKQVASNHPLHFVVHDQPNVDSTAAIFWEAMIVSMLLRGNAHAEKLYAGQRVIGLQFLDPGRLTVNPDAKGNKVYTYKRSNGTLRVIPADRIWRIPGFTLDGENGVSVIAYGAKVFGNAIAADRAAARTFKNGLLQTIYYKINAFLKPEQRTEFKKNLLGAIERGETPLLEGGTDAGTLGINPADAQLLESRSFAVESICRWFRVPPWMVGHTEKSTSWGTGIEQQMIGFLTFTLGPWLRRIEQAISKDLMTPAERIRFYPKFTVEGLLRADSAGRAAFYGVMVDKGILTRDEVRELEDRAPMGGNAAVLTVQSAMTTLDSVGQASDVNQARAAIRALLGFDDDKKD from the coding sequence GTGAAAAGAAACCAGCCGAGAACCGGCATCATGGGTCGAATCGCCGCCTCGATTGATGGCTGGGTGCGTTCATTCACGACGAGGGATGAAGAACTGTACGTGGACCGGGAAATGGTCAGCGAGTCAGGCGTTTCGGTCACCCCGCGCGCGGTGCTACAGGTAGATGCGGTCTGGGCGTGCGTACGATTGATCTCCGAGACGATCGCGACGCTGCCGCTGTCTATCTACGAACGCACCAGTAGCGGCAAGCAGGTGGCAAGCAATCACCCACTACATTTCGTCGTGCATGATCAGCCGAATGTCGACTCGACTGCAGCGATCTTCTGGGAGGCCATGATCGTTTCCATGCTGTTGCGTGGTAACGCGCATGCAGAAAAGTTGTATGCCGGGCAACGAGTCATCGGGTTGCAGTTCTTGGACCCGGGGAGGCTGACGGTGAATCCCGACGCCAAAGGAAACAAGGTCTATACCTACAAACGTTCGAACGGGACGCTTCGAGTCATTCCTGCGGATCGAATATGGCGGATACCAGGATTCACTCTGGACGGTGAGAACGGGGTCTCGGTAATCGCCTACGGCGCAAAGGTGTTCGGAAATGCAATCGCCGCAGATCGTGCGGCGGCGAGGACCTTCAAGAACGGCCTCTTGCAGACGATCTACTACAAGATCAATGCATTTCTGAAGCCCGAACAGCGGACCGAGTTCAAAAAGAATCTGCTCGGGGCGATTGAACGCGGCGAGACGCCGCTGCTGGAGGGTGGTACCGATGCCGGCACGCTTGGTATCAACCCGGCGGATGCTCAGCTCCTCGAATCTCGGTCTTTCGCTGTTGAGTCGATTTGCCGCTGGTTCCGTGTGCCTCCCTGGATGGTTGGACATACCGAGAAGTCGACCAGTTGGGGTACCGGCATCGAGCAACAGATGATTGGTTTCCTGACATTCACGCTTGGGCCTTGGCTTCGACGGATTGAACAGGCCATCAGCAAGGACCTGATGACGCCGGCCGAGCGGATCAGGTTCTACCCGAAATTCACGGTTGAGGGCCTTCTTCGTGCGGATAGCGCTGGCCGCGCAGCGTTCTACGGTGTGATGGTTGATAAGGGCATCCTCACCCGCGATGAGGTGCGAGAGCTGGAGGATCGGGCCCCGATGGGCGGCAACGCCGCTGTGCTGACGGTGCAATCCGCCATGACCACGCTGGACAGCGTTGGCCAGGCGTCCGATGTAAACCAAGCCAGGGCCGCGATCCGCGCGCTCCTCGGTTTCGACGACGACAAGAAGGACTGA
- a CDS encoding head maturation protease, ClpP-related, which translates to MTIKTLPGVPEGRPCAAVSSQIQPRALDRWEAGVRAASDTDAERSISIYDVIGYDYWTGEGVTAKRIAASLRGMGKGPVTVNINSPGGDMFEGLAIYNLLREHEGEVTVKVLGLAASAASVIAMAGDTVQIARAGFLMIHNAWVVAVGNRHDLADVAATLKPFDDAMASIYAARTGAEQKAMSKLMDAETWIGGASAVEDGFADELLASDQVEKGAGKDNASAVRRVEAGLRATGMPKSEAMRLISEIKSSRGDPAGSGEGDPTDKGQKAIRVQADPLPRLSFNLPQ; encoded by the coding sequence ATGACGATCAAGACGCTGCCGGGTGTCCCGGAGGGTCGCCCCTGCGCCGCTGTCAGCAGCCAGATACAGCCGCGAGCCCTTGACCGCTGGGAGGCTGGCGTCAGGGCAGCTTCCGACACCGATGCGGAACGGTCCATCAGCATCTACGACGTTATCGGCTACGACTATTGGACCGGCGAAGGCGTGACGGCCAAGCGGATAGCCGCATCCCTGCGCGGGATGGGGAAGGGCCCGGTTACGGTCAACATCAACAGTCCCGGCGGCGACATGTTCGAAGGCCTGGCGATCTACAACCTCCTGCGGGAGCACGAGGGCGAGGTCACCGTGAAGGTGCTGGGTCTCGCAGCGTCGGCTGCATCCGTCATCGCAATGGCCGGTGACACCGTCCAGATCGCGCGCGCCGGCTTCCTGATGATCCACAACGCCTGGGTCGTTGCTGTTGGAAATCGCCATGACCTTGCTGACGTAGCTGCGACGCTCAAGCCCTTCGATGACGCGATGGCCAGTATCTACGCAGCTCGTACCGGCGCCGAGCAGAAGGCGATGTCGAAGCTGATGGATGCAGAGACCTGGATCGGTGGAGCCTCTGCAGTCGAGGACGGCTTTGCTGACGAACTGCTTGCCTCGGACCAGGTGGAGAAGGGCGCCGGCAAGGATAACGCCTCCGCGGTGCGCCGTGTGGAAGCAGGCTTGCGCGCCACCGGCATGCCGAAATCCGAAGCCATGCGCCTGATCAGTGAAATCAAGTCCAGCCGGGGCGATCCCGCTGGCAGCGGTGAGGGTGATCCCACCGATAAAGGCCAGAAGGCCATCCGTGTGCAGGCAGATCCCCTGCCTCGCCTCTCGTTCAACCTCCCGCAATAG
- a CDS encoding phage major capsid protein translates to MKSMKLSATFFVVVLAIASAIPLLVGATTNLTLPIIGMSLLGSAGVVALASMLIKPSATRQFRCHSQFGDVGEDVEKQYKQVSADLKTVGDQLKSYAEVAAKNSELSSETRAKVDEMLTKQGELQANLQAAEQKLAKIEANGAGGDVQHQTFGQQFVNGDEFQAFAAKTTPRGRVDMTFSAAITSVTTDTDGAAGDLVTSTRLPGIIAPPDRRLTVRDLITPGRMDGNTLEYVKETGFTNNAAPVAEGAKKPESTLKFDLVSTTAKVVAHYMKASRQILSDASQLASYIDGRLRYGLAFKEEQQLLNGDGTGQNLLGIIPQATAYSAPFAPTDATVIDKIRLAMLQAQLAEFPASGIVLNPIDWARVELEKDTTGRYIIGNPQGVIGATLWNLPVVTTQAIAEDKFLTGAFKLGAQVFDRWQARVEVATENEDDFVKNLVTILAEERLALAVYRPQAFIYGDLGNVGP, encoded by the coding sequence ATGAAGTCCATGAAGCTCTCCGCGACCTTTTTCGTGGTCGTTCTCGCCATCGCTTCGGCGATTCCCCTGTTGGTCGGCGCAACCACAAACCTGACTCTGCCCATCATCGGTATGAGTCTGCTGGGTAGTGCAGGCGTGGTTGCCCTGGCATCCATGCTGATCAAGCCCAGTGCCACCCGGCAGTTCCGTTGCCACTCGCAGTTTGGCGATGTCGGCGAAGACGTCGAAAAGCAGTACAAGCAGGTCAGTGCCGACCTGAAAACTGTCGGTGACCAGCTGAAGTCCTACGCGGAAGTGGCAGCGAAGAACTCCGAGCTTTCGTCCGAGACCCGTGCAAAGGTCGACGAAATGCTGACCAAGCAGGGTGAGCTGCAGGCCAACCTTCAGGCGGCCGAACAGAAACTGGCCAAGATCGAAGCCAATGGTGCCGGCGGTGACGTGCAGCACCAGACGTTTGGCCAGCAGTTCGTGAACGGTGACGAGTTCCAGGCCTTTGCGGCCAAGACCACTCCGCGCGGTCGCGTCGACATGACCTTCAGTGCTGCTATCACCTCGGTCACCACGGATACCGATGGCGCGGCTGGTGATCTGGTCACCAGTACCCGTCTGCCTGGCATCATCGCGCCGCCGGATCGCCGCCTGACGGTGCGCGACCTGATCACCCCGGGCCGTATGGACGGCAACACGCTGGAGTACGTGAAGGAGACCGGCTTCACCAACAACGCTGCGCCGGTTGCCGAGGGAGCAAAGAAGCCGGAGTCCACCCTGAAGTTCGACTTGGTGAGCACCACCGCCAAAGTGGTCGCGCACTACATGAAGGCTTCGCGCCAGATCCTCAGTGATGCCTCTCAGCTGGCGAGCTACATCGATGGTCGGCTTCGCTACGGTCTGGCCTTCAAGGAGGAACAGCAGCTTTTGAACGGCGACGGCACCGGCCAGAACCTGTTGGGCATCATCCCGCAGGCCACCGCTTATTCCGCGCCGTTCGCACCGACCGATGCCACGGTGATCGACAAGATCCGCCTGGCCATGCTGCAGGCGCAGCTGGCTGAGTTCCCAGCCAGTGGCATCGTACTGAACCCGATCGACTGGGCCCGAGTTGAGCTGGAGAAGGACACCACCGGTCGCTACATCATCGGAAATCCGCAGGGCGTCATTGGCGCCACGCTGTGGAACCTGCCGGTGGTCACTACCCAGGCAATCGCTGAGGACAAGTTCCTCACCGGTGCGTTCAAGCTGGGCGCTCAGGTGTTCGACCGCTGGCAGGCGCGCGTCGAGGTGGCCACCGAGAACGAAGACGACTTCGTGAAGAACTTGGTGACCATCCTCGCCGAAGAGCGTCTGGCCTTGGCTGTGTACCGTCCGCAGGCCTTCATCTACGGCGACCTGGGCAACGTGGGCCCGTAA
- a CDS encoding head-tail connector protein → MELITLEQARAHCRCDSDDDALLELYGSASEGAAQQFLNRRVFADADSMAAAVVDGSGGIDPMLVNDSIKAAVLLMLGHLYRTREEVQGSDGATVQVPMGAHSLLWPYRIGWGV, encoded by the coding sequence GTGGAGCTGATCACCCTTGAACAGGCCCGAGCGCACTGCCGATGCGATTCTGATGATGACGCGCTGCTGGAGCTCTACGGCAGCGCCTCGGAAGGGGCCGCACAGCAGTTCCTCAATCGCCGCGTGTTCGCCGACGCCGACTCAATGGCCGCTGCCGTCGTTGACGGCAGCGGAGGCATCGATCCCATGCTGGTCAATGACTCGATCAAGGCGGCCGTACTCCTGATGCTGGGTCATCTGTACCGGACCCGCGAGGAGGTGCAGGGGAGCGACGGGGCAACGGTGCAGGTTCCGATGGGCGCACACAGCCTGCTCTGGCCGTACCGCATCGGTTGGGGGGTTTGA
- a CDS encoding phage head closure protein, translating into MSLPAGRLRHRVLIQQQVTIRDDDGVQTTNWVDVATVWASVEPLSAREFIQSGQTQVAVTARITIRYRAGLQASMRILHRGQVYNIAGLLSDKVSGLEYITIPVSAGVNEGQ; encoded by the coding sequence ATGAGCTTGCCGGCAGGTCGACTCCGTCACCGTGTACTCATCCAGCAGCAGGTGACCATTCGAGACGATGACGGCGTTCAGACCACCAACTGGGTGGACGTGGCCACGGTATGGGCCAGCGTCGAGCCGCTGTCAGCCCGCGAGTTCATCCAGTCCGGGCAGACGCAGGTGGCCGTTACAGCGCGCATCACCATTCGGTACCGCGCCGGCCTGCAGGCATCGATGCGCATCCTGCATCGCGGGCAGGTCTACAACATCGCTGGCCTGCTCTCCGATAAGGTGTCCGGCCTGGAATACATCACGATCCCGGTGTCTGCCGGCGTCAATGAGGGGCAGTAG